In Synechococcus sp. CB0101, a genomic segment contains:
- a CDS encoding DUF3181 family protein has product MTLSASEIRDLQLEIADRLYIQIGGWHLYLGDAGVAEALAIECAARLDQGAGVCARQALEAVQVPIGGGSSKLPLARLVPAGQLQDLEDLLANHG; this is encoded by the coding sequence ATGACCCTTTCCGCCAGCGAGATCCGCGATCTGCAATTGGAAATCGCCGATCGGCTCTACATCCAGATCGGCGGATGGCACCTCTACCTGGGTGATGCCGGCGTGGCTGAAGCCCTGGCCATCGAATGTGCGGCACGCCTGGATCAAGGCGCCGGCGTGTGTGCACGGCAGGCCCTCGAGGCGGTGCAGGTGCCCATCGGTGGCGGCAGCAGCAAGCTGCCGCTGGCGCGGCTTGTCCCGGCCGGCCAGCTGCAGGATCTCGAGGATCTACTCGCGAATCACGGTTAG
- a CDS encoding DUF4079 domain-containing protein has translation MPESLAFNLNFLHPLAMWALLALSGYAMFLGIKAKKTRTADAETRKTLIKGQFAKRHYLYGSAVLAVMVLGTFGGMAVTYLNNGKLFVGPHLLVGIAMTTGLALAAALSPLMQQGNLIARKIHVGLNMGVFTLFLWQAVTGMQIVTKIWENRPA, from the coding sequence ATGCCCGAGAGCCTCGCGTTCAATCTCAACTTTCTGCATCCCCTGGCGATGTGGGCGCTGTTGGCCCTGAGCGGCTACGCGATGTTTCTGGGCATCAAGGCCAAGAAAACCCGCACCGCTGACGCCGAAACCCGCAAGACCCTGATCAAAGGGCAATTCGCCAAGCGCCATTACCTCTATGGCAGTGCCGTGCTGGCGGTGATGGTGCTCGGCACCTTCGGTGGCATGGCCGTCACCTACCTCAACAACGGCAAGCTGTTCGTGGGGCCCCACCTGCTGGTGGGCATCGCCATGACCACCGGGCTTGCGCTGGCTGCAGCCCTTTCGCCGCTGATGCAGCAGGGCAACCTGATCGCCCGCAAGATTCATGTGGGTCTGAACATGGGCGTGTTCACCCTGTTCCTCTGGCAGGCCGTGACCGGCATGCAGATCGTGACCAAGATCTGGGAGAACCGCCCCGCCTGA
- a CDS encoding DUF1997 domain-containing protein has product MISSVTNPLPETSEVLQSSLRHSDDSRVRCYSSQFADLMEMRAPAQLVGAYLDRHEGWFRRCAAPMQVNALGSNGYVLTLGRFGNFGFEVEPTIGLELLPQSAGVYRICTVPAEQFQPGLRDLYDVEFNAALRLEEQSADAPLTEVRWELDLSVWIKLPSVIGLLPESLVQSSGDHLLRQIVRQISRKLTWKVQEDFHATHNLECPPRRRAQF; this is encoded by the coding sequence TTGATCTCATCGGTGACCAACCCCCTGCCTGAAACCAGCGAGGTGCTGCAGTCATCGCTGCGTCACAGCGACGACAGCCGGGTGCGCTGTTACAGCAGCCAGTTCGCCGACCTCATGGAGATGCGGGCTCCGGCCCAGCTGGTGGGGGCTTATCTCGATCGCCACGAGGGCTGGTTCCGCCGCTGCGCCGCGCCGATGCAGGTGAACGCCCTGGGGAGTAACGGCTACGTGCTCACCCTCGGCCGCTTCGGCAACTTCGGCTTCGAGGTGGAGCCCACCATTGGTTTGGAGCTCCTGCCCCAAAGCGCCGGGGTGTATCGGATCTGCACCGTGCCAGCCGAGCAGTTCCAACCGGGCCTGCGCGACCTCTACGACGTGGAATTCAACGCGGCTCTGCGGCTGGAAGAGCAATCAGCCGACGCACCGCTCACCGAAGTGCGCTGGGAGCTGGACCTGAGCGTGTGGATCAAGCTGCCGTCGGTGATCGGCCTGCTGCCGGAGTCTCTTGTGCAGAGCAGCGGCGATCATCTGCTGCGTCAGATCGTGCGCCAGATCTCCCGCAAACTCACCTGGAAAGTGCAGGAAGACTTCCACGCCACCCACAACCTGGAGTGCCCGCCGCGGCGGCGGGCCCAGTTCTGA
- the purH gene encoding bifunctional phosphoribosylaminoimidazolecarboxamide formyltransferase/IMP cyclohydrolase, which produces MAPTALLSVSNKDGLVPLAEGLLAAGYQLISSGGTAAALAAAGLPVTKVAEHTGAPEILGGRVKTLHPRIHGGILAKRSEPSHQADLEAQGIATIDVVVVNLYPFRETIARPDVSWDLAIENIDIGGPAMVRAAAKNHADVAVLTSPSQYPAFLEALAAGALSEALRRRLALEAYSHTADYDTAISAWLASQLSQEEATAEQLTLNLPARQSLRYGENPHQNATWYAQPGAGLGAGEQLQGKELSYNNILDLEAALATVREFGYGGQPAGGNPFQPAAVVVKHTNPCGVATGSGSANALERALDADRVSAFGGIVAINGPVDAATAGHLTSLFLECVVAPVFEPAARELLAAKANLRLLELDPAAIARASRQQLRSVLGGVLVQELDDQPVDESVWQVVSQRQPTAQELEDLRFAWRLVRHVRSNAITVAKDGQSLGIGAGQMNRVGSARIALDTAAAKAKGAVLASDGFFPFDDTVRLAAEHGITAVIQPGGSVRDADSIAACDELGLAMVTTGRRHFLH; this is translated from the coding sequence ATGGCGCCCACGGCCCTGCTCAGCGTGTCGAATAAGGACGGCCTGGTGCCCCTGGCTGAAGGACTGCTGGCCGCCGGCTACCAGCTGATTTCCAGTGGCGGCACGGCCGCGGCGCTGGCGGCGGCAGGTCTGCCCGTCACCAAAGTGGCCGAGCACACCGGCGCTCCTGAAATCCTCGGCGGCCGGGTGAAAACGCTGCACCCCCGCATCCACGGCGGCATCCTGGCCAAGCGCTCCGAACCCTCACACCAGGCCGATCTGGAGGCCCAGGGCATCGCCACGATTGATGTGGTGGTGGTGAACCTTTATCCCTTCCGCGAAACCATCGCCCGCCCGGATGTGAGCTGGGATCTGGCGATCGAAAACATCGACATCGGTGGCCCGGCCATGGTGCGTGCCGCCGCCAAAAACCACGCCGATGTGGCGGTGCTCACCAGCCCCAGCCAATACCCCGCTTTCCTGGAGGCCCTGGCCGCCGGAGCGCTCAGCGAGGCCCTGCGCCGCCGGCTCGCCCTCGAGGCCTACAGCCACACCGCCGACTACGACACCGCCATCAGCGCCTGGCTTGCCAGCCAGCTCAGCCAGGAGGAAGCCACGGCTGAGCAGCTCACGCTCAATCTGCCCGCTCGCCAGAGCCTGCGCTACGGGGAAAACCCCCACCAGAACGCCACCTGGTACGCCCAGCCCGGCGCTGGCCTCGGCGCCGGCGAGCAGCTGCAGGGCAAGGAGCTCAGCTACAACAACATCCTCGATCTCGAAGCCGCGCTCGCCACGGTGCGGGAGTTTGGCTACGGCGGCCAGCCCGCGGGCGGCAACCCCTTCCAGCCGGCAGCGGTGGTGGTGAAGCACACCAATCCCTGCGGTGTGGCCACCGGCAGCGGCAGCGCCAACGCTCTGGAGCGGGCCCTCGACGCCGATCGCGTGTCGGCCTTCGGCGGCATCGTGGCCATCAACGGCCCGGTGGATGCGGCGACCGCCGGCCATCTCACCAGTCTGTTCCTCGAGTGCGTGGTGGCACCGGTGTTTGAGCCAGCCGCCCGCGAGCTGCTGGCGGCCAAGGCCAACCTGCGCTTGCTGGAGCTCGATCCCGCGGCGATCGCGCGCGCTAGCCGTCAGCAGTTGCGCAGCGTGCTGGGTGGCGTGCTCGTGCAGGAGCTCGATGACCAGCCGGTGGATGAAAGCGTGTGGCAGGTGGTGAGCCAGCGCCAGCCCACTGCTCAGGAGCTGGAGGATCTGCGCTTTGCCTGGCGTTTGGTGCGCCATGTGCGCTCCAACGCGATCACTGTGGCCAAAGATGGCCAGAGCCTCGGGATCGGTGCCGGCCAGATGAACCGCGTGGGCTCAGCCCGCATCGCGCTGGACACGGCTGCCGCGAAGGCCAAAGGTGCGGTGCTCGCCAGCGATGGGTTCTTCCCCTTCGATGACACCGTGCGTCTGGCGGCCGAGCACGGCATCACCGCCGTGATTCAGCCCGGCGGCAGCGTGCGCGACGCCGATTCGATCGCCGCCTGCGATGAGCTGGGCCTGGCGATGGTGACCACGGGCCGCCGCCATTTCCTGCACTGA
- a CDS encoding DUF3155 domain-containing protein — protein MSKKRKRISRRRLAGQRVLAHVATHNLETGEYKPVTAARRYIAESSIVPPAILNVRRNEHTTDRFFWGEKGLFSAQYAEENHFLFPSLREIVDRIGEDTLFAGLEAMAADDWEEMEEYEYAFV, from the coding sequence ATGTCCAAGAAGCGCAAGCGCATCAGTCGTCGTCGCCTGGCCGGTCAGCGGGTTCTGGCTCACGTGGCCACCCACAACCTGGAAACCGGCGAGTACAAGCCTGTGACCGCCGCACGTCGCTACATCGCTGAGAGCAGCATCGTGCCTCCCGCGATCCTGAACGTGCGTCGTAACGAGCACACCACCGATCGTTTTTTCTGGGGCGAGAAGGGCCTGTTCAGCGCTCAGTACGCCGAAGAGAACCACTTCCTCTTCCCCTCCCTGCGCGAGATCGTCGACCGCATCGGCGAAGACACCCTGTTCGCCGGTCTGGAAGCCATGGCTGCCGACGACTGGGAAGAGATGGAGGAGTACGAATACGCCTTCGTTTGA
- the murJ gene encoding murein biosynthesis integral membrane protein MurJ, whose translation MSESPSPSPSPAPPAARSLRRIALIVAVATALSKLAGLVRQQAIAAAFGVGAAYDAYNYAYVLPGFLLILLGGINGPFHSAMVSALSRRPREEGAHVLAAINTLVGAALIGVTLLLFVAADPLIDLVGPGLDAERHAIAVLELRWMAPMALFAGLIGLGFGALNAADEFWLPSVSPLLSSVAVIAGLGILWLHLGSSIALPEYAFLGGAVLAGTTLLGAVFQWLIQLPALARQGLHKFQLVWDWKHPGVQEVLRVMGPATLSSGMLQINVFTDLFFASGIVGAAAGLGYANLLVQTPLGLLSNALLVPLLPVFARLTAPGDRPELISRIRQGLMLSNASMLPLGALMVALAGPIVALVYERGAFNASAAALVGGLLMAYGVGMPAYLGRDVLVRVFYALGDGTTPFRFSMAGIGLNALFDWVLVGGPTPWGLQLPALNFGAPGLVLATVGVNLITCLGLLLALQRRLGGLPLAAWARDSLLLLLAALLAGGLSFGLSVVIAWPTDLIGLVLQCGLCAAAGLLLYGLIASWAGVPEATQISRQLAGQLTRRLPLKR comes from the coding sequence ATGAGCGAATCGCCGAGCCCATCGCCCAGCCCAGCCCCACCAGCAGCCCGCTCCCTGCGGCGGATTGCCCTGATCGTGGCGGTGGCCACCGCCCTAAGCAAGCTGGCGGGTCTGGTGCGGCAACAGGCGATTGCGGCGGCCTTCGGGGTGGGTGCCGCCTACGACGCCTACAACTACGCCTATGTGCTGCCGGGCTTTCTGCTGATCCTGCTGGGCGGGATCAACGGCCCCTTCCACAGCGCCATGGTGAGCGCCCTCTCGCGCCGGCCGCGGGAGGAAGGGGCCCATGTGCTCGCCGCGATCAACACGCTGGTGGGGGCTGCTCTGATCGGGGTGACGCTGCTGTTGTTCGTGGCCGCCGACCCGCTGATCGATCTGGTGGGCCCGGGCCTCGATGCCGAGCGCCATGCCATCGCGGTGCTGGAGCTGCGCTGGATGGCGCCGATGGCGCTCTTCGCCGGCCTGATCGGCCTGGGTTTCGGCGCCCTCAATGCGGCGGATGAGTTCTGGCTGCCCTCGGTGAGCCCGCTGCTCTCGAGTGTGGCGGTGATCGCCGGCCTGGGGATCCTCTGGTTGCACCTGGGCTCTTCCATCGCCTTGCCGGAATACGCCTTCTTGGGGGGCGCCGTGCTGGCGGGCACCACGCTGCTGGGGGCGGTGTTCCAGTGGCTGATTCAGCTGCCGGCCCTGGCCCGCCAGGGGCTGCACAAATTCCAGCTGGTGTGGGATTGGAAGCACCCCGGCGTGCAGGAGGTGCTGCGGGTGATGGGGCCCGCCACCCTCTCCTCGGGCATGTTGCAGATCAATGTGTTCACTGATCTGTTTTTCGCCTCCGGCATCGTGGGGGCGGCTGCGGGCCTGGGCTACGCCAACCTGCTGGTGCAGACGCCCCTGGGCCTGCTCTCCAATGCCCTGCTCGTGCCGCTGTTGCCGGTGTTTGCGCGGCTCACGGCGCCAGGGGATCGCCCTGAGCTGATCAGCCGCATCCGCCAGGGCTTGATGCTCTCCAATGCCTCGATGCTGCCGCTGGGGGCGTTGATGGTGGCCCTGGCGGGCCCGATCGTGGCGCTGGTCTATGAGCGCGGTGCCTTCAACGCCAGCGCCGCCGCGCTGGTGGGTGGGTTGCTGATGGCCTACGGCGTGGGGATGCCGGCCTACCTGGGCCGCGATGTGCTGGTGCGGGTCTTCTATGCCCTTGGCGATGGCACCACCCCCTTCCGCTTTTCGATGGCGGGCATCGGTCTCAATGCCCTCTTCGACTGGGTGCTGGTGGGTGGCCCCACCCCCTGGGGGTTGCAACTGCCGGCGCTGAATTTCGGCGCTCCCGGGCTGGTATTGGCCACCGTGGGCGTGAATCTGATCACCTGCCTGGGGTTGTTGCTGGCGTTGCAACGCCGCTTGGGTGGCTTGCCCCTTGCGGCCTGGGCGCGCGACAGCCTGCTGCTGCTGCTGGCGGCGTTGCTGGCTGGCGGTCTGAGCTTTGGCTTGTCGGTGGTGATCGCCTGGCCCACCGACCTGATCGGCTTGGTCTTGCAGTGCGGTCTCTGCGCGGCGGCCGGGTTGTTGCTCTACGGGCTGATTGCCAGCTGGGCCGGTGTGCCGGAGGCGACGCAGATCAGCCGTCAGCTGGCAGGTCAACTCACGCGCCGACTGCCATTGAAGCGTTGA
- a CDS encoding sensor histidine kinase KdpD, with translation MQVSKRFLALLEQQLAQFTDRPDLLALVVYVAVPEPGGQPSLVAIGHWPQSLALSERTGQDRTVPAETGRRWLALRDDTMLLGALRVDADRWPWPNSLSERLEATARCLTEALRLDLEQQRLGRELSDRDDQLRLLLHQLRNPLAALRTFGQLLRRRLDGDARNLPLVDSLLGEQRQISRYVEAIDHLTEAPALISSERSNPPLLLPAGLSQGESESLEQILRPLLERAAATANLQGRSWNAPNDLPSWHGDASALGEIVANLLENAFRYSRSGGAIGLHCQAGEQLELSIWDSGPLIPSEEREQIFAKGVRGSNGAALPGSGLGLALARDLARELGGNLELVVPASRLDPELPEAGNAFVLRLPLPNAS, from the coding sequence ATGCAGGTCTCCAAGCGGTTTCTGGCGCTGCTCGAGCAGCAGCTGGCCCAATTCACGGATCGGCCCGATCTGCTGGCCCTGGTGGTGTATGTGGCCGTGCCCGAGCCGGGTGGCCAACCCTCCTTGGTGGCGATCGGCCATTGGCCCCAGTCCCTGGCCCTGAGCGAGCGCACTGGCCAAGACCGCACTGTGCCGGCGGAGACCGGCCGCCGCTGGCTAGCGCTGCGCGACGACACGATGCTGCTGGGTGCCCTACGCGTGGATGCCGATCGCTGGCCCTGGCCCAACAGCCTGAGTGAGCGATTGGAGGCCACAGCCCGCTGTCTCACCGAAGCACTGCGTCTGGATCTGGAGCAGCAGCGGCTCGGGCGTGAACTGAGCGATCGGGATGACCAACTGCGGCTGCTCTTGCATCAGCTGCGCAACCCATTGGCCGCGCTCCGAACCTTTGGCCAATTGCTGCGCCGCCGGCTCGATGGAGATGCCCGCAACCTCCCACTGGTGGACAGCCTGCTGGGGGAGCAACGCCAAATCAGTCGCTATGTGGAAGCCATCGACCACCTCACCGAGGCACCGGCCCTGATCAGCAGCGAGCGCAGCAACCCGCCGCTGCTGCTGCCAGCTGGCCTCAGCCAAGGGGAATCAGAAAGTCTTGAGCAGATCCTGCGGCCGTTGCTGGAACGCGCCGCCGCCACCGCCAACCTGCAGGGGCGCAGTTGGAATGCTCCTAACGATCTGCCTAGCTGGCACGGCGATGCCAGTGCCTTGGGCGAAATCGTGGCCAACCTGCTCGAGAACGCCTTCCGCTACAGCCGCAGCGGGGGCGCGATCGGCTTGCACTGCCAGGCAGGTGAGCAGCTGGAACTGAGCATTTGGGACAGCGGCCCGCTGATTCCCAGCGAGGAGCGTGAACAGATCTTTGCCAAAGGGGTACGAGGCAGCAACGGAGCCGCGTTACCCGGCAGCGGCCTGGGCCTGGCCCTGGCTCGCGACTTGGCTCGCGAGCTTGGGGGCAACTTGGAGCTGGTGGTGCCAGCCAGCCGGCTCGACCCCGAACTGCCCGAGGCGGGCAACGCATTCGTGCTC
- a CDS encoding 4-hydroxy-3-methylbut-2-enyl diphosphate reductase, giving the protein MDTRAFKRSLHHSDRYNRRGFGLGEEVAGSLEQAYQSNLIASLRENGYQLQHGRLSVKLAEAFGFCWGVERAVAMAYETRRHYPTERIWITNEIIHNPSVNDHLREMNVLFIPVDGGVKDFSNVASGDVVILPAFGATVQEMQLLNERGCHIVDTTCPWVSKVWNTVEKHKKHAITSIIHGKVKHEETLATSSFAGTYLVVLDLAEAQLVCDYILGKGDRDSFMARFAKACSPGFDPDRDLSRVGVANQTTMLKSETEEIGRMFERTMLQRFGPVELNDHFVAFNTICDATQERQDAMFALVDEPLDLMVVIGGYNSSNTTHLQEIAVSRGIRSFHIDTPERIGPGNRIEHKPLGGDLEVVEPFLPEGTLRVGITSGASTPDRVVEDVISRLIDLADA; this is encoded by the coding sequence GTGGATACCCGCGCGTTCAAGCGATCCCTGCACCATTCGGATCGCTACAACCGCCGCGGCTTCGGCCTGGGCGAGGAAGTGGCGGGCAGCCTGGAGCAGGCCTACCAGAGCAATCTGATCGCGAGCCTGCGGGAGAACGGCTACCAGCTGCAGCACGGCCGCCTCAGCGTGAAGCTGGCCGAAGCCTTTGGCTTTTGCTGGGGTGTGGAGCGCGCGGTGGCGATGGCCTACGAAACCCGCCGCCACTACCCCACCGAGCGGATCTGGATCACCAACGAGATCATCCACAACCCCTCAGTGAACGATCACCTGCGGGAGATGAATGTGCTGTTCATCCCCGTGGATGGCGGCGTGAAGGACTTCTCCAACGTGGCCAGCGGCGATGTGGTGATCCTGCCGGCCTTCGGCGCCACGGTGCAGGAGATGCAGCTGCTCAACGAGCGCGGCTGCCACATCGTGGACACCACCTGTCCGTGGGTCTCCAAGGTGTGGAACACCGTGGAGAAGCACAAGAAACACGCGATCACCTCGATCATTCACGGCAAGGTGAAGCACGAGGAAACGCTGGCCACCAGCTCCTTTGCGGGCACCTATCTGGTGGTGCTGGATCTGGCGGAAGCACAGCTGGTGTGCGACTACATCCTCGGCAAGGGCGACCGCGACAGCTTCATGGCTCGCTTCGCCAAGGCCTGCTCCCCTGGCTTTGATCCCGACCGCGACCTCAGCCGCGTGGGCGTGGCCAACCAGACCACGATGCTCAAAAGCGAAACCGAGGAAATCGGCCGGATGTTCGAGCGCACGATGCTGCAGCGCTTCGGCCCGGTGGAGCTCAACGACCATTTCGTGGCGTTCAACACGATCTGCGATGCCACCCAGGAGCGTCAGGACGCGATGTTCGCCCTGGTGGACGAGCCCCTCGATCTGATGGTGGTGATCGGTGGATACAACTCTTCCAACACCACCCACCTGCAGGAAATTGCCGTGAGCCGCGGCATCCGCTCCTTCCACATCGATACGCCCGAGCGGATCGGCCCGGGCAATCGGATTGAGCACAAGCCCCTGGGGGGCGATCTGGAGGTGGTGGAGCCCTTCCTGCCTGAGGGCACCCTGCGGGTGGGCATCACCTCCGGCGCCTCCACACCGGATCGGGTGGTGGAAGACGTGATCAGCCGCCTGATCGATCTGGCCGACGCCTGA
- a CDS encoding alpha/beta hydrolase, protein MTGSSSDALQLGPSDAQQRLVLLHGWGADADDLLDLGSLLVGPEVSVVALRAPEPHPYGSGRQWYGLQPIDWSQLPAAREALRLRLEDLANSVPLTRTVLLGFSQGGAMALDVGSSLPLAGIVACSGYPHEGWAPGAGVAPALLSHGREDPVVPFAASEAVLERLQAAGNSAELLAFAGGHTIDAAVLPPIGAFVRQQLSVQP, encoded by the coding sequence ATGACTGGCTCCAGCTCCGATGCCCTGCAGCTCGGCCCCAGCGATGCCCAACAGCGCCTGGTGCTGTTGCACGGCTGGGGTGCCGATGCCGACGACCTGCTCGATCTGGGTTCGCTGCTGGTGGGACCCGAGGTGAGCGTGGTGGCGCTGCGGGCCCCGGAACCGCATCCCTACGGCAGCGGCCGCCAGTGGTACGGCCTGCAGCCGATCGATTGGAGCCAGCTGCCGGCCGCCCGGGAGGCGCTGCGGCTTCGGCTAGAAGACCTGGCGAACAGTGTGCCTCTGACGCGCACGGTGCTGCTCGGGTTTTCCCAGGGCGGCGCCATGGCCTTGGATGTGGGCAGCAGCCTGCCGCTGGCGGGGATCGTGGCCTGCAGCGGCTATCCCCATGAGGGATGGGCGCCCGGAGCCGGCGTGGCGCCGGCACTGCTGAGCCATGGCCGCGAAGACCCCGTGGTGCCATTTGCCGCCAGCGAAGCGGTGCTGGAACGTCTGCAGGCAGCCGGGAACAGCGCAGAGCTCCTGGCGTTTGCAGGCGGCCACACCATCGATGCAGCGGTCTTACCGCCGATCGGCGCCTTCGTTCGCCAGCAGCTGAGCGTTCAACCGTGA
- the sfsA gene encoding DNA/RNA nuclease SfsA has product MAIAAAPEAQPVLTLEPLQEGVLLKRYKRFLADVELDNGEVVTAHCANTGPMTGVLHVGGRVRLRHAPSPTRKLAWTWEQAQVPGADGEAVWVGINTALPNRLVRATIEAGCLEPWLGPIAGIRAEVAYGANRRSRIDLLLTPAEGAADPRPIYVEVKNTTWTDGDLALFPDTVTERGQKHLEELMGALPEARAVLVPCLSRADVSRFAPGDSADPRYGELFRQALDAGVEVLPCRYGFDREAVRWLGVVPVQRQS; this is encoded by the coding sequence ATGGCGATTGCAGCAGCCCCTGAAGCCCAGCCCGTGTTGACGCTGGAACCTCTGCAGGAGGGCGTGCTGCTGAAGCGCTACAAGCGCTTCCTCGCCGATGTGGAGCTTGATAACGGCGAGGTGGTGACCGCCCACTGCGCCAACACAGGGCCGATGACCGGGGTGCTGCACGTGGGCGGGCGCGTGCGGCTGCGCCATGCCCCCTCACCCACCCGCAAGCTGGCCTGGACCTGGGAGCAAGCCCAGGTGCCGGGCGCCGATGGCGAAGCGGTATGGGTGGGCATCAACACGGCGCTGCCCAACCGCTTGGTGCGCGCCACGATCGAAGCCGGCTGCCTGGAGCCCTGGCTGGGGCCGATCGCAGGCATCCGCGCCGAAGTGGCCTATGGCGCCAACCGCCGCAGCCGCATTGATTTGCTGCTCACCCCGGCGGAGGGTGCGGCCGATCCACGCCCGATCTATGTGGAGGTGAAAAACACCACCTGGACCGATGGCGATCTGGCCCTCTTCCCTGACACCGTGACCGAACGGGGCCAGAAGCACCTCGAAGAACTGATGGGCGCGCTGCCTGAGGCCCGCGCCGTGCTGGTGCCCTGCCTGAGCCGCGCCGATGTTAGCCGCTTCGCCCCGGGCGACAGCGCTGACCCGCGCTACGGCGAGCTCTTCCGCCAGGCCCTCGATGCCGGCGTGGAGGTGCTGCCCTGCCGCTACGGCTTCGATCGCGAAGCCGTGCGCTGGCTGGGGGTGGTGCCGGTGCAGCGCCAGAGCTGA